DNA sequence from the Antedon mediterranea chromosome 7, ecAntMedi1.1, whole genome shotgun sequence genome:
tttgtttttttaatatatttatatattttatgacGAAATGCGTCCGACAATGACAAGAAAAATATGTACGGTTATCGTTAGCGGCGGTTTCAAAGATCATTGTTTAATGAGCCTTGTAAAACGCATCCTATGGCATTTTGTTTGGAATAGAAATGAAACTTCCCTTATCGCAAAgctatcatttttttaataagaagGAGGTGATGCTGAAGTTGTTTTATGTGCCAGTCAAAAACACTTTTATTCgtatgttttacatttattatattcataaagaaacacatttttacaaaGCACACGCATCTTCGGGACctgtaaaataacaaaaaaataaacatttaatcaaTATTCATTTGGACCAAAATATTCAGACggtaaaataatataactttaaatctacggcaaaaaaaaatgtatttacattgcACAACTGATCTCTGGTTTAAATGACTATAGTTGTGGCGTTCCATAGACTTggtaaagttatttttttcactgtaatactgtacagttatttcTGGCTATTTCAATTTGGCGCGCCATActtggcggccgaaatgattatgccatattttgtcctttttggagtTTGGAGACTGCACTGTGACCaacaaagatagtgtagtaggaaGATGTTACACTTCCTATTCGATCAATGCAAATAAAAGCGAGACAACATGGAGCTAAATTTAAAGGGCGCCTCGCACGTCGAGTAGGGATACGGAAGGTTATTGTATAGGAAATAGGCTGTATAACAGAAGAATAAAATGActgtaaaattaagatttaatacgaattaacatataaaatgtactgttatctttatagaaagtgcaaatgaatcatatttttatgttttggaATACAAATTTGTGTTTCAATTACCTGGAGTTGTTTAGGTACCTGGAATATCtaccatattttatttcttttattttaatgtttttatttgcaaatcaactgaacttttttaaaattattatttacattttattgtttatcattGGACAGAGATAGAGAATTTAATAcctagctttagaaacacttcTTCATCAGAGTGAATACATATATTAGGGCCTATATTAgtggtaataataataggcctacaatgtgtaTGCCTATAATAATCGATTACGTATGGCCGGTTTATTTCTAAATGGGTAAACCCTAAAAGAACATATATAGTGAGGCATGtgtaatcaattaatcaatatttattgtaatcaataatattatacaaatagtcGATCTGTCCATAGGGGGAAACATATACAATGAATACGGTACCAGCCTATTATTGGAATTTAGGACTACGAGTATGtttttttactgaaaaaaaaccaattattgttaattatctattaattttaataatttaataataactaattattttatGCTTGTAACACTCCGAACTTTCATGCATTCATCGTAATTTTATATGCCATGATTATGTAATgcctaacaataacattattgataatattattttaagccGATGAGTTCATTATTGGTAAGGTATATCAAGGAAAAAATATCCGTGGGGAGGCCTACTTTACCCACTTTTATTATACGATTccaggacgattcggcccgggactattcggcccacttttaGTGGGACGTTTCGGCCCAAAAGTGGGCCAAAACGTCCCACTTTGCGGGTCGAATCGTCgaaaaaacaaatgattgttAATTATCACGTATGTTTTCCCCTGAAATGCAGTACTGCGCGTGCGCAACGTACGCTCTGGTGTACGCGCGACTGTGTTTTTAAAAGGACGAGGTGCGCACAACGGATGAAAACTGCTGATTTTTAAACCTACACACGTCACTTTTAAAACGGTCATACGacttttattttagaataaataaaatattttatcaaataggtcaaaaaatatctaaaaatcaaaaaaatattttatatttatgataGAATATTATTCTCTTAAAGATTTGCATTTTAGTGacgtcataattattatttttatacgtTTTACTACACcagcaatattttaaaaaataaagtttttgaaGAGGTCATAGTATctcatacatattcataaaGCGTTCAACGACGAAAATTACCACATGGGTTTGTTGAGCCTATTCGTGGTTTTGCCATGTGATGGGTGGAAGTTGTGGCCATTTTCAaggtttacattttttttcagcgAAAATATGCCTACGTAATGTATGCTTGACAACGTTGTATCATAGAGGTGAGTTTCTGTTGCATTTTGGAATAAATAATAAGGATATAGGCTTATTTATAGTCAACAACTATTTGAAATTGAAGCCACATGGTCGACGATATCGCCCATGCTTGAAAATAATTTGagtaaataattacattttatggAGAAAAATAGTAGaaattcatataatatataacatttctACTTTCCAAAATGTGTCAAATAAGTATTTAATGATAATTTATGCATTTCGGATCttctaaattttatttttttcatttatttgattttttaaattaaattggttTTATTACTAACCCTATTTTAAATGGTACGTTCCATGCGGCACTAACGCGCATGCGTACCTTCGGTTAAAAAGGCAACTTGGACTGTACCATTTTGTAGAAAGgtaattttataaatgtaatttattttgctTATTATTATTGTCGTTTAAAAttgttcttgtatttttttttttctagtagTGGaccaaataaaatttcttgtatcttctactactagtactactacccTAGTGACAACCCGTCAACCGATTCAGTTCCAAACCAATACAATCATTCACGAAAACACCACCTCAAGAGGAATATTTGTTGCCACAGACACTTACCTTTATTTTAGTGATGTTAATAAAGAGGCTGCAGTGAGGGTTGCCTAGGTATAGTACTAGGATTTAGCAGCTATTGTCGAATTATATCTATTGTGTAAGTGGTTGAACTGCATTTAttcagtagtagtagtagtagtagtacagtacattgTATTGTTGTGAACACATAATAAATACACAGTATTGCTTAACAATCTCTTTTGGTTTTTGGGTAGCCCTGAAAAGGGCTGTTTGGTTTGAGATTGTTTGCGGTTTGTGGTAGCCCTGAAAAGGGCTGTTTGGTTTGAGGTAGCCCTGAAAAGGGCTGTTTGGTTtgagttttttttgtttttttgtttttttttttagggtttGGCTGCCAACATGGATGGCGATGTCTTCACCCAATGTTCCTTCATTGCACTGGTCAGAATACCAAGGTCATCGTTGAATCCACGGATGTTGGACTTGAGGGTGTTGAGCTGAGCGTGCATGCTCTCCCCTCCCTGCTCTCCATGGAATCCCAATCCAAACTTCCATCTTTTTATCCAATCAGACACATGCTCTTCCAGAATGTGCATCTTGGGAGGCTCTGTTTCTTGAAAGTGTTTCCGAAAGAACTGCACATAATCTTCAATGTCTGATTCTTtagagacaaaaaaaaaaaagtaatagaCAGACAGGCTAGACAGACAGGCTAGACAGACAGGCTAGATAGACAGGCTAGATAGACAGACATGCtagacaaacagacagacaggcAGGCTAGACAGCCAGGCAAATTTAACTcaatatatttacaaaaatattgttGGTGATGAAAGAAACTCATCGAAGAATTTAGTGGAGCAGCTGAAGTTGAGATTTTAGTAGAAAAATAATaagtattgattttttttaccaAGCTTCAATATCATCTCCTCTGTGAAAAATGAGGCACAATTGTATTGCCTGTGGCAGATcccaaacaaattaaataatcttCCGTATTTTGTTGTGACACTGACAACATTTTCTTCAATTTCTGGACAAAGTTCTGTTGCAGTCTTGCATATCTTTGTCATTAGTGTTTTGATATTTTCAGGCTAAAAGTAAATAATTCAATGATAAAATGAATAGTATAGTATAAAAGTCAAATGACAATgacattaatataattatacagtataacataaaTGAAATACCTTGCAGCACTTATGGATGTGGTTACCCACAAACGATTTGCCGTGATATGCCTGTCTGTTTACCCTGAAAGATTTTAGCACATCATCAAGTTTTGCCACCAAAGGCCCTTTTCTTACTTCAGGTAAGTCATTTGAAATATGGACTGCTTCAGCTCTCTA
Encoded proteins:
- the LOC140054696 gene encoding uncharacterized protein — encoded protein: MSNQIKDLENKAEDICNGIDQLKDYLSVFMLLGDTSGTTESIISEIQSQEAQEAQVRAEAVHISNDLPEVRKGPLVAKLDDVLKSFRVNRQAYHGKSFVGNHIHKCCKPENIKTLMTKICKTATELCPEIEENVVSVTTKYGRLFNLFGICHRQYNCASFFTEEMILKLESDIEDYVQFFRKHFQETEPPKMHILEEHVSDWIKRWKFGLGFHGEQGGESMHAQLNTLKSNIRGFNDDLGILTSAMKEHWVKTSPSMLAAKP